The Quercus lobata isolate SW786 chromosome 4, ValleyOak3.0 Primary Assembly, whole genome shotgun sequence genome segment ACTTAACAGTGCAATGAGACTCActttaaaagcaaaaataaactaaaaagtaaaataaattaactttttctCAAATCCCAAACACAACTTTAATTACACTCTCTCACCAAGCTCAATGAGAAACTCTCATTGAGATATTAAAGGTAAGATAACatttaatgaagatttttttttttttaccgttgGATTTATTTAAATCCAATAGTTTAGAAAATGTATAACATTttagagttacacattttttaaaccattggatttaagtaaatctaacggttaaaaaaagactcacattattacaaatatatctcattaattgccctcatttattacattttaaacTATCTTTAAACTCAAAAAAGTTTGAcgtttgactctctctctctacctttctctctctctgtctcctcCACCATTGCTCCACCTCCACAGGTTgctggccaaaaaaaaaaaaaaaatgccgaaCACTAACAATGAGGTTTATGAGTGCtctgtttctatttttctattcttttctctctttttttcttttttctttttttttggtttgtgagttctttgtttttgtttcttttctggtctgaatctctctctctctctctctctctctctctctctctctacgtttCTTTTCTGTATCATGCTTGGTACATTGTTTGTGTTAATAGCCTGACAGACCAAATGAGTTAAAGAGAATTGAAGCCGCTGGTGGAAAGGTAGGGCTTAAACCCTGGAAAGTAAGGGATTTGCAAAGGGGAAGGTACTTCATTGTGTAGCCTActgtcacttttttttaaaaagggctTCATTGTAGGAAACTATTAAAGAACAAAGCATATCAGATTTTTGTGACGATTGGTAAAGCTACTGTTCTGTATTTGTAGTGTACGTAAACGatgcaatttattttgtttagccATGGTATTGAACTCTCAAGTGAAAGAAGTTCTAATTTGTTAAATATTGTGCCTGCTGGACTTAAGTTTACAGCATCAACAAAATCGTCTTTGTACTTGAAGCTTGCATAAGGGACACCATGATTCCACTGGAACTCCTCACCTACTAAGATTTTCATAAGTAGGAATTTCATTATGACATGCCCTCCATGTGAGGACTTTAATCAGTTTAAtgggatttggaattttggTCTTCCACAGTGCTGACCAAAACTGTTTCTTATTGTTGCCCATGGAAGTCTCCTCTATTGTTGGAAATTTAGCCTTGCTAGCCACACGATAGGCACTATTAACTATGGTGTGAAACTCCAAATTATTTTATCTCGTATTAGAAGAGGAATAGCCAAAATTGCATCTATGACTTCTCTTGAGAATAAGTTGCTGATCAGTTCAGTTTTCCAGCATCTTTTTTCCATGTTAGTTAGAGAGTTCACTGGGGCATCTTGTAAATTAGGAGGTTTTGGTTAGCAAATTTGGAATGTGGTAGGGGTATGGAGCCACCTATCCTGCCAAATGAATGCACCTCTCTTATCTCCAATCCGCCATCGACATCCTTTCTCTAAATTATCTATACAtcttgtttttaacttttacataatatattttttttttttgttattatcttTACATTGCTATGATGTTTAGGAAAAGTGGAAAACTCTCTCAAGCTAAAAAGTTACTCTAATTGAAGTTGTATTGGGTATAATATTGAAAGAGTAGccttttatttacttatttttcagCACAAACTTACaactaaaaatgaaatagagttTCCCATTTTTCACACTTATGTTACAATTCATACCCAAAATGCATGGCTATCTAAGAATATAACATCCACTCCAAATATATAGATGTACTATTACACAATATTACTTAAATACAATTACTACAAAAGCAAAGAAACAGCcagaataaaatgaaaacagTTCATAGTTGCAACGTGACAAAATGAACTGTTGAAGCATCAAACAAGAGTTTAATAACCTCAGCTGAAATAGCAAATGCCCAAGCAGTAACACAATTAAGTGTCATGGCCCATTCAAACCACAAGCCTTGTTAACATCAACATGACTAATTTCAACTTCAAGCCTTTCTTCCAAACATTGTTGCAGTCATGGGGGCTGTCCTTTCTTCAAATCCCATCTTTGACCCATGATGAAACCTATTTGAGAAGACTCTTGGAAGGACCACTGCACACGGAAATCACTCTCATCCCAGACCTCCATGCAATCTCTCTCAACAAAATTTGTAACAAATATAGTATTTATGACTGCTATTTAGGAATTTACAAATagagaaaatggaaaatgagaaagaaagaataaattcaattaaagaaaAGTCACTACCAAACTATGAAATCAAATGGAAACATGAAAACTTTGTAACTTATGCGAAGTTTATGCAAGCTTTAAGTACAAATATGATTTTGTTGATGCTGTAAACTTAAGCCCAGCAAGCACAATATTTAACAAAGTAGAACTTCTTTGACTTGAGAGTTCAATACCATggctaaacaaaataaattgcatCGTTTACGAATACTACAAATCCAGAACAGTAGCTTTACAAATCTTCACAAAAATCTGATATGCTTTGTTCTTCAATAGTTTCCTATaatgaagcacttttttttaaaaaagtgacAGTAGGCTACACAATGAAGTAGCCTTCCCCTTTGCAAATCCCTTACTTTCCAGGGTTTGAGCCCTACCTTTCCACCAGCGGCTTCAATTCTCTTTAACTCATTTGGTCTGTCAGGCTATTAACACAAACAATGTACCAAGCATGATGCAGAAAAGaaacgtagagagagagagagagagagtcagaccAGAAAAGAAACCAAAACAGAGAACTCACAaaccaggaaaagaaaaaagaaaaagaaaaatagaaacagaGCACTCACAAACCTCTATTGTTAGTGTtcagcctctttttttttctttttttttttgccggcAACTTGTGGAGGTGGAGCAATGGTGagggagacagagagagaaacatagaaagagagagagagagagagtcagatgTCAAAcgtttttgggtttagagatagaTTTAGAATGTAACAAATGAGGGCAATTAATGAGATCCTAATAAGAATATTTGTGATAATGTGGGTATTTTTTTAATCGTTGAATCTACTTAAATCTAACGgtttgaaaaaatgtgtaacttgaactcatctctATCCCACTCTTAAGAGTATGTGGTAAATGGTCTAAGAATTCTAAAAGATTCGATCtttaatttatcatttattaaCCAATTTGAGTGATCCAGAAATTGTTAGAGAACTCCACAAGTGAAAAAccatacatatgtcaaatttgaaaatttttcctaATATAGTTCTAGCAACTCCTAGATCTCttcaaatattataaacaaatcCTAAACCCTTATGTTGTAACATTTAGGCAGTAATCTCTTATAAATAGGTCACAATGAAATGTAATCTCTTATAAATAGGTCACAATGAAATGAGAGaacccctcccccccccccccccccccccccccccccctccttgaTGACCATAAAATTGTTCTACAAATTCTAATTCTAGAAAGAATGGTAGAAAACTTTATTAAGGTAACCAAAGGTACCgagtaagagagagaaagaaaattagCCGTATAAATAAAGCTTTTAATATTCTATAAAGTacataactttattttatttttaaatatataagaactttattattatttgtagtaaAAAAGAAGGTAGGAGTGATACCGGCGGCCAAGAATATCAATAAGATAcatagctctttttttttttctttttcttttttgagagtACAATAAGATACATATGGCTTGAATCTATAAAATACACTCACTACTTGAATGATATGGAACATATAGCACGCTcatcaatattttcttttatatgttgATATGGGTCTCATATATATACTAGCTGATACGACATCAACAACTCTCTAGCTAGTGTTCAATTTTCCATAAGGAATatcattttctttaaaagtatAAGTTCatacatataaattatatataatataatttataaatgaacAATGATTTTCCACTACTACTACTAGTATAAATATGAGTGAACCTTCCCATACTTTTCTCTAACACTTAACACACATTCAGGCGTTCTTTGCTTTTGCAGATTGCTCTTTTCTCAGTTATATTTTCTTGGCAAAGTCCCTTTCCTTTCCCATTAAAATGGAGAAGCTAAGCAAATTCCTAGAATCTTCAAAACCTTACTTTGCAATGATATCATTACAATTCGGCTATGCCGGAATGAATATTATCACCAAGGTTTCTCTCAACAGAGGGATGAGCCACTATGTGCTTGTGGTTTATCGCCATGCCATTGCAACCGCAGTCATAGCCCCCTTTGCTTTATATTTTGAGAGGTCCGAACTGAATCTGTGTACaagctttttagtttttaatttccaCTCTGCATGAAATAATAATCAGCTTTACAAATTCTGATATCTATACATGAATGTTTGGTCTAATATTTCAGGAAAGCGCAACCCAGAATCACATTTAAAGTTTTCATGCAGATATTTGTGTTAGCTCTGCTGGGGTTAGTCCTTTCTAAACCATCTATAAGCATCATGCATATGCCATGATCTCTCTCTATTTTAAATGGATTCATTTTATGGTCAAGATTATATATTACAAATCTGAAGGCGTATTTGGTTTCACGTTAATATTTTAAGCAACTTGACACTACATACACTGATATAAATTCTTAACAGTAAAATAGACACTTTGAAGAGGATTATGTTCCATGTTTATAGATCAAGTTCATCATATCTAATTCTCTGGCTTTATATAATAATTCTGACAATGAATTTGTGTGTGTGATATATAGCCCTGTGATTGATCAGAACTTCTATTATGTGGGGCTGAAATATACATCACCAACTTTCTCATGTGCAATGAGCAACATGCTCCCTGCCATGACATTTATAATGGCTGTCATATTCAGGTATGCAAAAGCAAATTAACCAAAATCATCATCTCataattaatattctttttgtcCTCATGAATATTGGTCAAGTGGTTTCAATATATTTCTGGTGCAATGAAAAGGATGGAGAAGCTCGACCTGAAAAAATTAAGGTGCCAAGCGAAGCTAGTGGGAACTATAGTGACAGTGGCTGGAGCTTTGTTAATGACCTTGTACCAGGGCCCCGTGTTGGGGTCGAAGCACATCCCGCCTCATAACTCTTATACCAGAGATACTTCTGGAATCTTTCGCAAGAACTATCTCATGGGCTCTATCTTTCTTATCATTGCTACTCTTGCCTGGGCTGGTCTTTTTGTTTTACAAGTAAGTCCAGCAATAAAATTAGTAGggaaattacctttttttttttttttttacttttaaatgaaaatgaaaattaaaaatttgtttttatgtgACTTTTTTTTGGCCAGGCCCATGCTTTGAAGACATACAAGAATCATCAACTCTCTCTTACATCTCTGATGTGTTTTGTGGGCACTCTACAAGCCATTGCTGTCACCGTTGTTGTAGAACAGAAACCATCTGTTTGGAAAATTGGCTTTGACATGAATCTCCTTGCTGCCGCCTATGCTGTAAGTCTCCTTGTGTttttagaataataattaaattcattatttcgtAATAAAACTTTTGGAATAATCGGTAATTTACCAAAGTGCATGTGTGCCTAAGGACTATTAGATCGTGTGAATAGCTTGttaatcttttaaaaatatgtgcAGGGAATCGTAACATCAAGCATTTCATATTATGTCCAAGGACTagtgataaagaaaaaaggCCCTGTCTTTGCAACTGCTTTTAGCCCCTTGATGCTGATAGTTGTAGCCTTTATGGGCTTCTTCATcctgaaagaaaattttttcctcggAAGGTAATTTCCTCTTCACTTGATTTATTTGcatgcatacatacatacatatatatatatgcatgcatgCATATAAAGTTTGTTTAATGAATAAATAGGTATGTATATAAAGCTTATTCTCTTCAAGGTATACTATTATCCCTTGATTGTGGCATCCTTATCCAAAGATATAAATATCTCTATAGAATCTTTCTTGAAATATAAGTGCATAACTTCTATAATCATCATAATAATAGCACTATTATTATCACCAATACTGTTTTCATTAATCTCTCCTTTTTTGCCATATGATTGTTTTTCAATAATTCTTGTACTACAACACTAACAAGTAAACTTCATTTATGGGTGGGTGCAGCATTATTGGTTCTATCTTGATTGTCATGGGGCTTTACTCAGTCCTATGGGGAAAGCACAAAGAGACCATAGAGAATAAAGTTGAGGAAATACCAGATGTCATAAAGAGTACACAAGTAAATGGAGATGCAACAAGAATGGAAGATATTGAAGCTGATGAAATAGAAATGGGAAAGGGAAAAGGAGACAAGCTCTCTTCTATGGCCATTACCATGCCCATGAAAAGCAATCAAGACACAAAGccataattatcaaaatggATGCATTGGGATCGgcttttttgtcttttcatcCCCAATTCTGttatccttttttcttcttagaAGTTATATAATGTGGGAGTTTGTGGTGTTGTATCTTAGCTAATAATAATAGTTCAAAAAGACTTTTATATAAATCTATAATGGAATTATATATGAGAATCCTAGAGTTTTCCTTTATCTCAATTTGGGTGCGCCAGGTGTCTTCATTGAATAACTTTATAGAACTTTTGATTCTATTTTATAATAGCTGACGTCTGATTCAGATTCCACTGATGGTGGTGGTTGACATATTTATATGCATTGCACCAATTGAATCCTTACTTGGTAATGTTGTCAGAATCTTAAAGTGCATCTATGTATTTTTGCATCTGATGCCACCATTCCTCTCTAGCTGTAGTTCCACAAGTGACCAAGCATGCACATGACTTAGCTATTCCTTATGCATCAGTACTTGATTATAACAAGTATCACATACTATGGTATAATACAATTGGGAAACCATTATCAATGAAAGGTCAATCCTAGCAactatatcttcttcttcttcttctttccctttctttcattattttttttaagttcaaaatCCTAGCTTTATAGTATTTATTGGGGTGGTGGAATTAAGCAAAATCACCCTCATTGATTCTATTCTGCAGCATAAAGAGTTCTTGAGAAGGGTTTGAAACTATCTTTATAATATACTTATTCTAGCAATTAtcttattataatatttgtgtATTTGAGAAAGATTTTAATTAAGGTTCACATATCCAAAGTCTAATTGCTGTCTGTAAATTAGAATAAGGTGAATGGGAGAGCATAACACctaatctaatttaaaaaatatccaGTGCTTGATTTCCTTGGCCATTTAGTTAAGATAAGGGAGATGTGGATTGATGTAACCTTTTGCATGTGATGCATGACATGCTCAATGACATTTTTCATAATCATTTATGTGATATATAATGATTAGGACATAATAAAATAGTGTAAGCAATGTTGTTCCaatcataacaaattatattgacaattataataataaaaaattgtgtgcTTAACATTACTTAATTTATTAACCAAGTTTAAGctctaaaaaaattgtactaccCATGTTTCTTTTTCCTACTCTCAAAAGCATATGTTATTCTCTGTCTCCTGCACCCAATTCCAAACCCTAGCTAGGATTACAGGTTATAATTCTTAAAGGTAGGTCTAgttctttttctccttctcttaACTTCTTAGCAAATAATAATATAGGTTAAATTCATGAAGCCCATGTTCTTATTCAGGCCTTTTACCAACATGTTTTCAAAAGATTAAAATGTTAAAGAATCTCgagcaaaaataaataagaaatgaaataaataaaggttCTATGAATCTATCAACTCCGAGTCTCTGACAGAATATTCTTAATGGACTTTAAGGTCCCACAAGAGAAAATTTTCATCCAAGAAAAGCTTTTACTTTGTCAAATGACAAAAGAACCATAACCTcctataatattttaattgaagcCTCTGAGTACCTTGCTAGCTAGTAGAATTATTGCACCAGGACATCACAGATCACTGGAAAAGCTTTACCAAATTTTCACAACCTTCGTAAAGATATTCGATTGTTTGGCTGAATATATAATACCAATTCTAAGATGACCATCCTATAGCACTATGGTATATGATTTATGAACATATAGAAAATCCAATGGCCTTCATTGTCCTATATATTCTGATATCAAAATATGATATAGTTGTTTCTCCAACGTTGtaatacacatacacatacactaAGGTGATAATTAAAATCTCTTGTTCTGTCTATAATTAAATATACAAAAGTTAATAATGTTTGTTTTGCGTTGTCTTGTGTTGTAAAGTATGTATCAATTTTCTCTTCAATGGGGTTAGGTATTTGTCCTGGCAGTGGCACTATATTGTCTCATATGTCATCACCATTAAAgaactcttttttcttctaacTCATTATTGATTCATGTATTGGACATTTGTGAAAGGAAAATGCTAGCTTTTCTATAAAACTTACAtacagaatgatgtttttttttttgtttgataccTTACATACAAAATGATGTGGTGCATGCTTTATGCATGCGTATGTGGACCACTATCTATATAATTTGCATGCAAAAATTCGTAGgtatttttttcctcccttaCAATGTAAGTGGGGTGGGACAATATGAATCGAGATTCTCCATATAAAATAGAGtataaagtttaactacaaaattggttataacttAACATTACAatcttacttaataaaataaacattattacatatattgaaaatctaaccgttgaattgcatgttctttacactcttaatatacatgtcaaattttgtgtcaatcggatattatttactatatgatctataaatttatattttatacataattttaaattacaaaaacttacaatttaaacaatttattgatgacatagttattgatctttaattttctaacaattttgcaaatatgaagaatataagaagaagatataatccaatagtgtatttatcaaaattcacctccaataaaaagataatgagtaaaaattgtaatttaagaTTACAACCAATTCTGTATCTAAACTTCATTCTAAAATAAAGAAGTTTAGTGCACCTCACAAGCTTTAGTTACCTTATGAAATAttctaaatataataataaattattgggACATGAATGGAGATTTCTAATGAGTGAAGAGGGTCCAGTTTCTTGAATATATACTAActtgtatatgtgtgtatatatatatatatatatatatatagttgatatagatgtttttttttctcaactgtCATTGACAATATGTCAATGATGTGATAAGTCAGTATAAGGAGCGGCCTTATATTTCTCATAACTTTCCCATTTATGTAAGCATATATAATTCTAGTTGATCCATAGAACACACACAGTAACATGAGATATGTACTTTATTAACAAACTTCTCATTATGAAACAAATAGAGGATCCCAAGGTTGCATACAGAACATTTTTAAGTGGACAAGTTGCACGAATTCCTTATTACAAAGAAGCCAATAACCATCTTTGAATCTCAATCAGCTTTCACTTTACTTGCTCAAGATCATCGATCTTTATTCTATCTCTCCTTGCACAATTTGATTGACAAGCATATATCTTAATTAATCTTTATTAGTTATTGAAAGCTCATATAGTGTGAAACACTATAACttgtttagacctccaattttAAATTACGGCTTGATTgcttttcaagagaatattcaggaagtttcttatatttttcaaccaatttgttggattcattgaacTTAGCGATCAAATTATCATTTTCACAAAtgaacttgctcaaattctcatgaaacttcttagcctttttcttcaagagtttgacaTTTGGAATTTTAACAACACCTAAATAGTTATGTAACATGTCATCATAAGCATGATGATAAACACTCATAGAGgaattttcacaaacacatggtaTGTTACAATTAACAACATCCAAAACATGCAAAGAAGCACACAAAACACTATCCATGGCAATAAacacaaagggtcaaggattACACTTAGGTAATTAGACCAAAACAAGTGTACTCGCTCTAATATCAAATGAAAGCTCCAATAGTGTGATACACTAtagtttgtttagacccccaattttaaattacaacttgattgcttttactctaacttatctaagtacggaataagagtaaatgaagcgcaatAAACCGGAACACTACTCTCTAAGGCATAAGCATATACAATGAGCAATGAAtataaagcttaaagagtaagggaagagagatgcaaacacaagataacactaggacgtgttatcgaagagaaaaccgaagaactcggcgaaaaacctcctcgcaaccctccaagtcgaaatcgatccactaatGAACAAGTTGGAGAACttgaatatcaaaaagaccctccaagcctaatctacccaatgtacttgagtcCTCCAAGCTCTAGTTACCAACAAACTTCTCGGaatcttgtcttcactagttattCGGATCTCGCAATACTGCCTGATTGCATTCGTCAAGCCTCACCGACTTTTTTTGGCAAATCACAaatgcttcccaagctccaaaacactctttaCATTCTAAATAGGTATgagtacaaatctcctctcaaggtataacAATGAGAGAAAGGAAGGAGAATAGACAACAAATGAATT includes the following:
- the LOC115983885 gene encoding WAT1-related protein At5g07050, whose amino-acid sequence is MEKLSKFLESSKPYFAMISLQFGYAGMNIITKVSLNRGMSHYVLVVYRHAIATAVIAPFALYFERKAQPRITFKVFMQIFVLALLGPVIDQNFYYVGLKYTSPTFSCAMSNMLPAMTFIMAVIFRMEKLDLKKLRCQAKLVGTIVTVAGALLMTLYQGPVLGSKHIPPHNSYTRDTSGIFRKNYLMGSIFLIIATLAWAGLFVLQAHALKTYKNHQLSLTSLMCFVGTLQAIAVTVVVEQKPSVWKIGFDMNLLAAAYAGIVTSSISYYVQGLVIKKKGPVFATAFSPLMLIVVAFMGFFILKENFFLGSIIGSILIVMGLYSVLWGKHKETIENKVEEIPDVIKSTQVNGDATRMEDIEADEIEMGKGKGDKLSSMAITMPMKSNQDTKP